From Dermochelys coriacea isolate rDerCor1 chromosome 9, rDerCor1.pri.v4, whole genome shotgun sequence, one genomic window encodes:
- the P2RY4 gene encoding P2Y purinoceptor 4 produces MATLVGTFSVALLTPTPAFQLTANTTSDGEENCVFNEEFKFILLPMSYGFVSVVGLLLNSWALWMFICKMRPWNATTTYMFNLAVSDTLYVLSLPTLVYYYADRNNWPFGEGLCKIVRFLFYANLYSSILFLTCISVHRYMGICHPIQSLGWVKTKHARLICVGVWFIVTICLIPNLIFVTTSPRGNDTLCHDTTKPEEFDHYVHYSSSIMALLFGIPFLVIVVCYSLMAKRLWKPSLSSSNQNIHFSKKRSIKIIIIVITVFAICFLPFHITRTLYYTARLFQANCRTLNIVNFTYKVTRPLASINSCIDPILYFLAGDKYRGRLRRAAIKMPNAKNTSTLALVSQLKKNGFSTSRGANYSINDAEKRE; encoded by the coding sequence ATGGCCACTTTGGTGGGGACATTCTCAGTTGCTCTGTTGACTCCAACACCCGCTTTCCAGCTGACAGCAAATACTACCAGCGATGGTGAGGAGAATTGCGTCTTCAATGaggagtttaaattcatcctGCTGCCCATGTCCTATGGGTTTGTCTCTGTGGTGGGGCTGCTGCTCAATTCCTGGGCCTTGTGGATGTTCATCTGCAAGATGAGGCCCTGGAATGCCACCACCACCTACATGTTCAATCTGGCTGTCTCAGACACCCTATACgtgctttccctccccaccctggtcTATTACTATGCTGACCGCAACAACTGGCCCTTTGGAGAGGGACTCTGCAAGATTGTGCGCTTCCTCTTCTATGCCAATCTGTACAGTAGCATACTCTTCCTCACCTGCATCAGCGTGCACCGCTACATGGGGATCTGCCACCCCATTCAGTCGCTCGGGTGGGTGAAGACCAAGCATGCCCGCCTCAtctgtgtgggtgtgtggttCATTGTCACCATCTGCCTCATACCCAACCTGATCTTTGTCACCACCAGCCCCAGGGGCAATGACACCCTTTGCCACGACACCACCAAGCCTGAAGAGTTTGACCACTATGTGCACTACAGCTCCTCAATCATGGCCCTCCTCTTTGGCATCCCCTTTCTGGTGATCGTCGTGTGCTACAGCCTGATGGCAAAGAGGCTTTGGAAACCCAGCCTATCCAGCTCCAACCAGAACATCCACTTCTCCAAGAAACGCTCTATCAAGATTATCATCATTGTAATCACAGTCTTCGCCATCTGCTTCCTACCCTTCCACATCACACGGACATTATACTATACTGCCCGGCTCTTCCAAGCCAACTGCAGGACCCTCAACATCGTCAACTTCACCTACAAGGTCACACGGCCTCTGGCCAGCATCAACAGCTGCATAGACCCCATCCTGTACTTTCTGGCTGGGGATAAATACAGGGGAAGGCTGCGTCGGGCTGCGATCAAAATGCCCAATGCCAAGAACACATCTACTCTAGCCCTTGTCTCACAACTCAAGAAGAATGGCTTCTCCACCTCCCGAGGTGCCAACTACTCCATAAATGATGCTGAGAAAAGGGAGTGA
- the LOC119861450 gene encoding diacylglycerol O-acyltransferase 2-like, translated as MKTIIAAYSQNRSGSRANIQAALHTLLTVPWPSQREFRTCIQLLSVLQWVLSFLLMGIVFLFLLIYLVFTSFWPVSALYLAWVIFDWDAPEQGGRRSAWVRNWPVWKHFRDYFPIQLVKTHSLLPNHNYIIGAHPHGILCVGAFCNFITESTGFSEKFPGIRPFLATLAGNFRLPVFREYLMSGGLCPVTRQAIGYLLSQNGSGNAVAVVIGGAAESLSCQPGITTLILKNRKGFVRMALQHGAHLVPAFSFGENDLFRQVVFEEGGWMRGIQKRFQKLVGFAPCVFYGRGLTSIHSRGFLPYPKPITTVIGEPVTVPRIKEPSHETVDLYHAMYIRSLLKLFNDHKAKYGLSEADELRIL; from the exons ATGAAAACAATTATTGCAGCCTATTCCCAAAATCGTAGTG GGAGCCGTGCCAACATTCAGGCCGCCCTGCATACTTTGCTCACCGTGCCCTGGCCCTCGCAGCGGGAGTTCCGAACATGTATCCAGCTCCTCTCAGTTCTGCAGTGGGTCCTCAGCTTCTTGCTGATGG GAATCGTCTTCCTGTTTCTCCTCATCTATTTGGTTTTCACCAGTTTCTGGCCAGTTTCTGCTCTATACCTTGCCTGGGTAATCTTTGACTGGGACGCACCGGAGCAAG GTGGGAGGAGGTCAGCATGGGTGCGAAACTGGCCTGTCTGGAAGCATTTCCGAGATTATTTCCCTATTCAG TTGGTAAAGACTCACAGCCTCCTCCCCAATCACAATTATATCATTGGCGCACACCCCCATGGGATCCTCTGCGTTGGGGCCTTCTGCAACTTCATCACTGAGTCCACTGGCTTCTCTGAGAAGTTCCCCGGCATCAGACCCTTCCTGGCCACACTGGCTGGCAACTTCCGGCTGCCTGTCTTCAGGGAGTACCTGATGAGTGGGG GCCTGTGCCCTGTGACACGCCAGGCAATAGGGTACCTGCTCTCTCAGAATGGCAGTGGGAACGCTGTGGCCGTCGTGATTGGAGGTGCAGCCGAGTCACTGTCTTGCCAGCCAGGAATCACAACATTAATCCTCAAAAACCGCAAAGGTTTTGTTCGGATGGCGCTGCAGCATGG GGCACACCTGGTTCCTGCCTTCTCCTTTGGTGAGAACGACCTCTTCCGGCAGGTGGTTTTTGAAGAGGGCGGCTGGATGAGGGGCATTCAGAAGAGGTTCCAGAAGCTGGTGGGCTTTGCTCCTTGTGTCTTCTACGGACGGGGTTTAACCTCTATCCATTCCCGAGGCTTCCTGCCCTACCCAAAGCCTATCACCACTGTCA TAGGAGAACCTGTGACGGTGCCCAGGATCAAGGAGCCAAGCCACGAGACGGTGGATCTGTACCATGCTATGTACATCCGCTCCCTGCTCAAACTCTTCAATGACCACAAAGCCAAGTATGGCCTGTCGGAGGCAGACGAGCTGAGGATCCTGTGA